In the Thermodesulfobacteriota bacterium genome, CCGGTATTCCAGCAACTCTTTCTGCGCCGCCCACGCCGGGGGAGGCGGTTCTTCCGTCCGTGCGGACGGCGGAAGCGCGGGCGGCGGAGCCGGGGCGTGCGCGGAGGGCGGAGCGTGCGATGGAGGCGCCGGAGGGACTCCCGGTACCGGTTTCCTCCCCGCCGGTGTTTCCTGGGCGCCCTTGGCGCCCTTCGACGCCTCGGGAACCGGCGCCGGCGGTGAGAGAGAAGGTTCCGTATCGCCGGGCGCTTCCGCCGGCTTCGCCTCTTCCACGGGCAAGGGGAGCCGTACGACCGCGGGCTCCTGCGGCGGCGCCACGGGCTCCGGCGCGGGAGCGGGCGCATCGGGTATCGGGATCGCCGGAGGGATTACCTCGGCGACGGCCGCCCGGGCAGCGTTGTCTGCCGGCGGCCCTTCCCCGGTTTCCGGAGGAGCCGATCCCTGCAGCATCCACGAGCAGCCGGCAAATGCGAGCGCAAGAAACGCGGCGAGGAAATGCGCGCACAGGAGGCGGCCCTTCCCTGCGTGCGGCGGCATCAAGGCGCGTCTTCCCCGGCAAGGATCCATGCCGCAGCCTCTCTCATCCCCGGGAGGAATGCGTCCGGAACGATGCCCATGCGCTCTCCCTCTTCGCGCTCGCCTGCGCCGTATCCCGTTCCGACCAGCACCGTCCTTGCCCCGAGCCGGATCCCGAACAGAATGTCTGTCATTTTATCACCGACCACCCAGCGCGGGCACGATTCCGGCACGCCGAGGCGCCGAAGGATCGCCTCCGCCATTCCCGTCCCCGGCTTGCGGCAGGGGCACGCTATCGCGTATTCCTGCAGGACGCCTTCCGGATGATGCGGGCAGTATTCCACGGCATCGAGAAGCACCCCTTCCTTCCGTAACGCCGCCTCGAACGTCCGGTGGACCGCCATCATCTGGTCGAAGGTGAAGATCCCTCGCGCCACGCCCGACTGGTTGGAAGTAACCGCGAGAAGGACGCCTTCCGCGGCCAGCGTCCGGAGCGCCTCGGCCGCGCCGGGAAGGATACGGACCTTCGCCGGGTCGCGAAGGTAGCCCTCCTCCGCTATCAGCGTCCCGTCCCGGTCCAGGAACACGATCCCTTTCAACGCCCCACCCCGTATATGTCGGGCTCCTCGCCGTGCCGCTCCTTCCACCGCGGCTGAAACCACATCCATTGGACGGGGGCCTCCCGGATCGCCTTCTCCAGCTCCTGGTTGCAGCGCCGGGTGAGCCGCTCGACCTCCCCGTCCCTCGGCGCGCCGTAATCGATGGGCACGGGGGGGCCGAATCGGAGCAGGTGATGGAATTTCCTCGACGGATCCCGGAAGATGAAGCCGGGATGGACGGAGGCGCGCATCGCCAGCGCAAGCCGGGCGATCCCGAAGGTCGTGTACGCCTTCTTCGAGAAGAATTCCACGAGGATCCCCCGGTACCGGTTCACGTTCTGGTCGATGAGGATCCCGACGAGGACCTTCCTGCGCAGGAGTTTCATCACTTCCTTCGCGGAGGCGTCCTGCGGGATGACGGTATTGCCGACGCATTGCCTGCGCTCCGTCACGATCGCGTCCAGGATCGGGCTCCTCAAGGGGCGGACGATGAACGCGGCGGGGGCCACGACCGCGCCGTATACGTGCGACAGCAGCTCCCAGTTCCCGAAGTGGCCGGTCATCACCATCGGGGGATTCCCCCGCTCCGCCGCTTCCCGGAGATGCTCCAGCCCCTCGATCCGGAAATGCTCGCGGAGGTACCGCTCGTCCATCTTCGGGATATGGATGAACTCCGCGCAGGAAGTGCCCATCCGCTGGTAACATTTCCGGGTGATCCGCCGCGCCTCCGCGTCGCCCATCTCCGGAAAGGCGATCCTCAGGTTGACCCGGGCGATCCGCCGGTGCTTCCGGTCTACCGCCCAGACGAGCGTCATCGCCCCTTCGCACAGGAAGGCCAGCACGGGAAGCGGGACCGCCTCGAGGAGACGAAGCAGGGCGCGGGCAAGCTTTTCCTTCATGTCGACGCCCTCCTCTCCAGGCGTTCCAGGATGCCCGCCGACAGCTTTTCCCATCCCGACAGGAACTCCACTTCGACTCTCAGCGCTCCGACCGGATAAGGGGTCGATGAAGGGACCCGGACCAGGTCCTTCTCGGTGGTCACCACCGGCAAACCGGCCGCCTCTCTCGCGATCCGTGCCATATCGGAAAGGAGGTATGCATGATGGTCCGGAAACGCAAGGAATCCTCCCACGCGGAAACCCGCTTTCTCCAGGGTGTCCCGGAACTGGTCGTTCCGGGCGAGCCCGGAGAAGCCGAAGACCTCCGATCCCGGCGCCGTCCCGCCGAGCGGTTCGCCTCCAGGTCCCACGATCCCGCGGGGAACGAGGCGCGAAAACGCCACCGGTCGCCCTTCCGGAAACGGAACGGCGCGGGCGACCCGGGCGCCGTTCTCCGCATCCGGGCATTTCGTCACGACCATCCCGTCCGCGAACCGCGCGTGGGAGGGTGGCTCGCGCAGCCTCCCCATCGGCACGGTGAGCCGGTTGCCGAGCCCCCCTGCGCAGTCCACCAGGAGGAGGTCGTAGTCGCGCGCGAGCGACAGGTGCTGGAACCCGTCGTCGAGAAGGAACACGTCAACCGGAATGCGGGAAAGGGCCTCCCGCCCGGCCGCCGCGCGGGACGCTCCCACGACGACGGGGATCCCGGGAAGGGAGCGGGCCATCAATACGGGCTCGTCGCCCCCTTCGCGCGCGGAGACGATCCTTCCCGCCCCGTCGGAAACCCATTCGACGCCGCGGCCCTCCCTGCCGTACCCCCTCGAAAGGATCGCCACCCGGAGACCTTTGCCCGACAGCCATTTCGCCAGGTGCATGACGTGGGGCGTCTTCCCCGCCCCGCCCATCGACAGGTTTCCCACGCTCAGCACGGGACGGGGGAGCCGCTCCGGGCGCAGGAGCCCCGCGGCGTGCAGCCCCCTGCGGAGGCGCGCGGCGATCCCGAAGATCACGACGGGTTCCTCCGCGTTGCCATGGCGGCGAGGACCGCCTCGGCGTTTCGCTCCGAGGCGCCGCGGAACGCGTCGAGGAGTTGCCGCCCGCGCCTCCCGATATCCCCGAACGATTCCGGGGAGACGGCGAACCGGCCGAAGACCCCGGCGAGTTCACTCTCTCCCGCGACCTGCAGGAGTGCCCCGGCGCCCAGGAACAGGTCGGCGATCTCCCGGAAATTCTCCATGTGGGGCCCGACGATCGCCGGGACGCCGTGCCATGCGGGCTCCAGGACGTTATGCCCCCCCTTCGGGACGAGGCTTCCGCCGACGAAGGCGAGATCGGCCGCGGCGTAGGCGCTCGGCAGCTCCCCCACCGTGTCCAGCAGCAGGACCGTTTCTTCGATCCGTGTCTTCCCTTCGGGAATCGCCGTTCGCCGCGCAGGCGAGATCCCCCGCTGGCACAGGAGCGCTTCCACCGCCCCGAACCGCTCCGGGTGGCGCGGCGCAAGGAGGAGCTTGATCTTCGGGCCGTCCCGGTGCGCGGATTCGAAGGCGCGCAGAACGATCTCCTCTTCCCCCTCGTGCGTGGAGCCGGCTACGATCCAGCGGGTGCCGGAGGATTTTTCCCCCTCCAGCAGCGCGGCGAGGGAGGTCGGACCGGATTCCGGGGGGGACACGTCGAATTTCAGGTTGCCGCCCACCCGGACGATCGACGGGTTCGCTCCGAGGGCGACGAACCGGTCGGCGTCCTCCCGTGTCTGCGCGGAGATCGACCGGAGCGTCCCTAGCACCGGCGAGAAAAACCAGCGGACCCTGGAGTATCCCCGGAAAGAGCGCGCAGAAAGCCTGCCGTTGACGATCACCACGGGGATGCCCCGCCGGGCGCATCCGGCCAGGAAATTCGGCCAGATCTCCGTTTCCACCACCACGACGACGTCCGGCCGGACCCGGTCGAGGAAACGACCGCACACGCCGGGGAGGTCGAAGGGGAAATAGAACCGCTCTTCCACCACCTCCGACAGCGCCTTCTCGGCCGTCCGGCGGCCGGTGACGGTGACGTTCGAAAGAAGCAGCCTCCCTCCGTGGATCCGCTCCTTGAGCCGGCGAAGCAGAGGAACCGAGGCGTTCGTCTCGCCGACGGAGACCGCGTGCATCCATATCGTCGGCCGGTCGCCGTGCGCGGGCGCCGGGAATCCCCGGATTCCCAGCCGGTCGGGAAAGTTCGCCCGGCGCTTTTTCGAAAGGAGGACCCACGGGATCCAGGCGGGGGCCGCCAGGACGACGCCCGCCAGAAGGAGAATGTTGTAGAGGATGTGCCCCGGGCTCCCGGGGAGGAACGGTCGCGACAACGGCTTATCCCTTCCCGGGATTTCCCGCGCCCGGTTTCTTCTCCTCGAACTGCTTGAGGTAGACGGCGCGGTACCGGGATTCGCGTGCCAGAAGTTCCTCATGCCGTCCCCGCTCGACGATCCGTCCGTTCTCGATCACCAGGATCACGTCGGCATTCCGCACCGTGGAGAGGCGGTGGGCGATGACGAACGTCGTCCGCCCCTTGACCAGGGTGTCCAGGGCCGACTGGATCAGGCGTTCGGATTCCGTGTCGAGCGCGGAGGTCGCCTCGTCGAGGATGAGAATCGGCGCGTCCTTGAGCAGCGCCCGCGCGATCGCGACCCGTTGCCTCTCTCCTCCCGACAGCATCATCCCCTGCTCGCCGATCACCGTGTCGTACCCCTCCTTCAGCCGGGAGATGAATCCGTGCGCCCCGGCGAGGCGCGATGCCTCCTCGATCCGCTCCTGCGGGGCGTCCCAGATCCCGTACGCGATGTTGTTCCGGAGGGTGTCGTTGAAGAGGATGGTGTGCTGGCCCACGATCCCGATCCCGGCGCGCAGGGAGGCGAGCGTCAGCTCCCGGATGTCGGTGCCGTCGATGCGCACCGATCCGTCCTCCGGGTCGTAGAACCGGGGGATGAGGTCGACGAGCGTCGTCTTCCCCGCGCCCGAGGAGCCCACGATCGCCACCATCGTCCCGGACGGGACCTCGATGGTGATGTCCGACAGGACGCGGGGGCCGTCGGCGCTATAGCGGAAACCCACTCCCTCGAACGCGATCCCGCTCCGAACGCCCTCGAGCGGCCGGGCTCCGGGGCGGTCCACGATCTCGGGAAGCGTGTCCATCACCGAGAAGACCCGCTCGCCGGCGGCGATCCCCTGCTGGACGGTGTTGTTGACGGTCGAAAGCCGCTTCACCGGCCCGTAGAGCATCAGCAGCGCGGTCATGAAGGAGAAGAAATTCCCGGGCGTGCTGTGGCCGTTCACGACGCTGTACCCGCCGTAGTAGATCACCGCGGCGATCCCGATCCCCGCGAACACCTCCGAAAGGGGGTGCGTCAGCGCCTGGACCTTCACGACCTTCATCGTCAGCCGGAAGAGCTCCGCGTTTTTCGCCGTGAACCGCTCCACTTCGCGCCGCTCCGCGCCGGAGGCCTTCACGAGCTTGGCGCCGCTGATCGTCTCCTGGAGGTGGGTGGTCAGCCCCCCCGTGACCTCCTGGGTCTGCCAGCTCCGCTTGCGGAGCTTCTCCCCGAAACGGATGATCGGCCAGACTGCGAGCGGGAAGGCGAACAGCGCCACGAACGCAAGCTTCCAGTCCCGGTAGAAGACCACCCCGACCAGGAAGGCCGCGGCGAAGAATTCCTTCACCAGGTTGCTGGCGGCCTCCGTGACCGCCGCCTGCATCAGCCCCACGTCGTTCATCACCCTCGAGATCAGCATGCCCGTCGGATGCTTCGTGAAGAACGAGAGGGAGAGCGACTGCATGTGGCTGTAGAGGTCGTCCCGGATGTCCCGGATGACCCGCTGCCCGGCGTCGTTCATGAGGTACCGGTGGGCGAACTCGAAGAGCCCCTTCAGGAGATACGCCCCGAGGACGAGCAGCGGGATGAGCGACAGGCGCGACGCGTCCTTCTTGATGAAGATGTCGTCGAGGGCGGGCTGGACAAGGAAGGCGATCGCCCCCTGGAACGCGGAGACGAAGACCACGAACACCGACCCGAGGAACAGCTTCCCGAGGTGCGGCCGTACGTACGCCAGCATCCGCTTGTAGATCGTCACGCCCACGCGCCCGCGGCCTCCCTCTCGAGCATGTCGACCACCGCCCCCGTCGGCCCGGGGCCCCGGAGCTTCTCCCGGAGGGAAAGGCACCGTTCCCGCAGCCGCGCCAGTCTGCCCGCGTCCCGGAGGAGCCCCCCGAGCGCTTCCGCGATCCCTTCCGGCGAGCACTCGTCCTGGATCCGCTCCGGCAGGAACATCTCCCCGGCCACGATGTTGGGAAGCCCGATCCGGTCGACCTTCGCCAGCCGCTTCCCGATCTGGTAGGAGATCCAGGAGGCCCGGTAGACGATCACGGACGGTACTCCCAGCAGGGCGAGCTCCAGCGTCGCGGTCCCGGAAACCGATACCGCGGCGGACATCCCGCGGAACGCCAGGTGCCGGTCCTCCTCCACGAGGGTCAGCGGGAGGTTTTCTCCCGACAGGTGTCGCCGGATCGCATCCCGGACCGCGCCGTGCGCTACCGGCAGCGCAAATTGGACGTCGGGGAAGCTGCCCGATACCGCCCTGGCGGCGGCCAGGAGGATCGGCAGGTGCGTCGCGACCTCTCCCCGGCGGCTCCCGGGGAGGAGGCCGACCACCGTCTTCCCCGCGGGAATGCCGAACCGCCCCGGATCGGGCGGGGCGTCGAGCCACGGCCCCAGCTCCTCGAGAAGCGGATGGCCCGCGAAGACCGCGTTGACCCCGTATCCCCTCAGCAGCGGCTCCTCGAAGGGAAACGGGACGACGACCCCCCGCGTGAACTTCGCCAAGGTCCGGGCCCTTCCCGTTCGCCACGCCCAAAGCTGGGGGGGGATGTAATAGATGACCGGAACGCCGCGCTTCCTCGCCGCGAGCCCGACGCGGAAGTTGAAATCCGGGTAGTCGACCAGCACCACAGCGCCGACGTCCTCCTTCCGGACCCGTTCCGTCGCCTGCGACAGGGCGGACCGGATCTCGGGGAGGTGGGTCAGCACCTCCGTGAAGCCCATCACGGAGATCTCCGCGTAGTTCCGCAGCAGCTTCACCCCCTCCGATTCGAGGCGGGCTCCGCCGATCCCCTCCATGGGTGCCTTCGGGAAGCGCCGGCGGAACTCCCCCGCGACCCGGGATGCGTACGCCTCCCCGGAGGGCTCCCCGCAGAGGAGGAACAGCGTCTTGGGCATCGCTACCTCAGCACGCCCCGCTCGCTCGCGCGGATGAACTCCACGAGGTGCCTCACTTCCGGCAGCGGCGGGACCTCGGCCTCGACCTGCGCCAGAGCCTCTTTCAGCCCCTGCTTCGACCGGAAGAGGATTGTGTACGCCTTCTTCAGCGCGGCGACGCTCTCCTCCGGAATCCGGTTCCGCTGGAGCCCGATCTTGTTCAGCCCGAACAGCCCCTCCCCCTTCCGCTGCCGCCCGGGGGCCGCCATCACGTAGGGAGGCACGTCCTTTCCCACCCCGGACATCCCGCCGATGATGCTGAGGGTCCCGATCCGGACGAACTGGTGCACCGCCACAAGCCCCCCGATGTTCGCGCCGTCCTCCACCGTGATGTGCCCCGCGAAGGTGGCGGCGTTCGCCATGATCATCCGGTTCCCGATGCGGCAATCGTGCGCGATGTGGCAGTACGCCATCACCATGTTGCCGCTGCCGAGGCGGGTGACGCCGCCGCCGTGGGCCGTTCCCCGGTTGATCGTGGCGAATTCCCGGACGATGTTGTTGTCGCCCATCTCGACCCAGGTGTCCTCCCCGCGGAACTTCAGGTCCTGCGGAGGCGCGCCGACGGAAGCGAACGGCGAGATCCGGTTCCCGGAACCCATCCGGACGTGGGACTCGATGACGGCGTGCGAACCGATGACGCATCCGTCCCCGATAGCGACCTTCGGACCGACGACGGCGCACGGCCCGACCGTGACGTCCTTCCCGAGCTCCGCTCCGGGATCGATGATCGCGGTGGGATGGATCATTCCCTCTCCCCCCCAGCGCCCTTTTCCGGCACGCTCGCGATCGAGGCGGTGACGTCGGCCCTGGCGACGACCGCTCCTTCCACCGTCACCTCGCCGTGCATCTTCCAGACGGGCCCCTTGTGCGCGGTCACGTCCACCGCGATCCTGAGCTGGTCCCCCGGGACCACCGGCCTGCGGAACTTCGCGTTGTCGATCGCCCCGAAGTAGGCGATCCGCTTCTCCCCCCCCAGCGCCTTCAGCGCAAGGAGCCCCCCCACCTGCGCCATGGACTCGATGATCAGGACGCCGGGCATGATGGGGTGCCCCGGGAAATGCCCCTGGAAGAACGGCTCGTTGATCGTCACGTTCTTGATCCC is a window encoding:
- a CDS encoding ABC transporter ATP-binding protein; amino-acid sequence: MGVTIYKRMLAYVRPHLGKLFLGSVFVVFVSAFQGAIAFLVQPALDDIFIKKDASRLSLIPLLVLGAYLLKGLFEFAHRYLMNDAGQRVIRDIRDDLYSHMQSLSLSFFTKHPTGMLISRVMNDVGLMQAAVTEAASNLVKEFFAAAFLVGVVFYRDWKLAFVALFAFPLAVWPIIRFGEKLRKRSWQTQEVTGGLTTHLQETISGAKLVKASGAERREVERFTAKNAELFRLTMKVVKVQALTHPLSEVFAGIGIAAVIYYGGYSVVNGHSTPGNFFSFMTALLMLYGPVKRLSTVNNTVQQGIAAGERVFSVMDTLPEIVDRPGARPLEGVRSGIAFEGVGFRYSADGPRVLSDITIEVPSGTMVAIVGSSGAGKTTLVDLIPRFYDPEDGSVRIDGTDIRELTLASLRAGIGIVGQHTILFNDTLRNNIAYGIWDAPQERIEEASRLAGAHGFISRLKEGYDTVIGEQGMMLSGGERQRVAIARALLKDAPILILDEATSALDTESERLIQSALDTLVKGRTTFVIAHRLSTVRNADVILVIENGRIVERGRHEELLARESRYRAVYLKQFEEKKPGAGNPGKG
- the lpxK gene encoding tetraacyldisaccharide 4'-kinase, coding for MIFGIAARLRRGLHAAGLLRPERLPRPVLSVGNLSMGGAGKTPHVMHLAKWLSGKGLRVAILSRGYGREGRGVEWVSDGAGRIVSAREGGDEPVLMARSLPGIPVVVGASRAAAGREALSRIPVDVFLLDDGFQHLSLARDYDLLLVDCAGGLGNRLTVPMGRLREPPSHARFADGMVVTKCPDAENGARVARAVPFPEGRPVAFSRLVPRGIVGPGGEPLGGTAPGSEVFGFSGLARNDQFRDTLEKAGFRVGGFLAFPDHHAYLLSDMARIAREAAGLPVVTTEKDLVRVPSSTPYPVGALRVEVEFLSGWEKLSAGILERLERRAST
- the lpxB gene encoding lipid-A-disaccharide synthase, whose protein sequence is MPKTLFLLCGEPSGEAYASRVAGEFRRRFPKAPMEGIGGARLESEGVKLLRNYAEISVMGFTEVLTHLPEIRSALSQATERVRKEDVGAVVLVDYPDFNFRVGLAARKRGVPVIYYIPPQLWAWRTGRARTLAKFTRGVVVPFPFEEPLLRGYGVNAVFAGHPLLEELGPWLDAPPDPGRFGIPAGKTVVGLLPGSRRGEVATHLPILLAAARAVSGSFPDVQFALPVAHGAVRDAIRRHLSGENLPLTLVEEDRHLAFRGMSAAVSVSGTATLELALLGVPSVIVYRASWISYQIGKRLAKVDRIGLPNIVAGEMFLPERIQDECSPEGIAEALGGLLRDAGRLARLRERCLSLREKLRGPGPTGAVVDMLEREAAGAWA
- the fabZ gene encoding 3-hydroxyacyl-ACP dehydratase FabZ; amino-acid sequence: MTLISCQEIMDLLPHRYPFLLVDRIVEHDPGKRIVGIKNVTINEPFFQGHFPGHPIMPGVLIIESMAQVGGLLALKALGGEKRIAYFGAIDNAKFRRPVVPGDQLRIAVDVTAHKGPVWKMHGEVTVEGAVVARADVTASIASVPEKGAGGERE
- a CDS encoding HAD family hydrolase; the protein is MKGIVFLDRDGTLIAEEGYLRDPAKVRILPGAAEALRTLAAEGVLLAVTSNQSGVARGIFTFDQMMAVHRTFEAALRKEGVLLDAVEYCPHHPEGVLQEYAIACPCRKPGTGMAEAILRRLGVPESCPRWVVGDKMTDILFGIRLGARTVLVGTGYGAGEREEGERMGIVPDAFLPGMREAAAWILAGEDAP
- a CDS encoding lysophospholipid acyltransferase family protein — translated: MKEKLARALLRLLEAVPLPVLAFLCEGAMTLVWAVDRKHRRIARVNLRIAFPEMGDAEARRITRKCYQRMGTSCAEFIHIPKMDERYLREHFRIEGLEHLREAAERGNPPMVMTGHFGNWELLSHVYGAVVAPAAFIVRPLRSPILDAIVTERRQCVGNTVIPQDASAKEVMKLLRRKVLVGILIDQNVNRYRGILVEFFSKKAYTTFGIARLALAMRASVHPGFIFRDPSRKFHHLLRFGPPVPIDYGAPRDGEVERLTRRCNQELEKAIREAPVQWMWFQPRWKERHGEEPDIYGVGR
- the lpxA gene encoding acyl-ACP--UDP-N-acetylglucosamine O-acyltransferase encodes the protein MIHPTAIIDPGAELGKDVTVGPCAVVGPKVAIGDGCVIGSHAVIESHVRMGSGNRISPFASVGAPPQDLKFRGEDTWVEMGDNNIVREFATINRGTAHGGGVTRLGSGNMVMAYCHIAHDCRIGNRMIMANAATFAGHITVEDGANIGGLVAVHQFVRIGTLSIIGGMSGVGKDVPPYVMAAPGRQRKGEGLFGLNKIGLQRNRIPEESVAALKKAYTILFRSKQGLKEALAQVEAEVPPLPEVRHLVEFIRASERGVLR
- a CDS encoding 3-deoxy-D-manno-octulosonic acid transferase, translating into MSRPFLPGSPGHILYNILLLAGVVLAAPAWIPWVLLSKKRRANFPDRLGIRGFPAPAHGDRPTIWMHAVSVGETNASVPLLRRLKERIHGGRLLLSNVTVTGRRTAEKALSEVVEERFYFPFDLPGVCGRFLDRVRPDVVVVVETEIWPNFLAGCARRGIPVVIVNGRLSARSFRGYSRVRWFFSPVLGTLRSISAQTREDADRFVALGANPSIVRVGGNLKFDVSPPESGPTSLAALLEGEKSSGTRWIVAGSTHEGEEEIVLRAFESAHRDGPKIKLLLAPRHPERFGAVEALLCQRGISPARRTAIPEGKTRIEETVLLLDTVGELPSAYAAADLAFVGGSLVPKGGHNVLEPAWHGVPAIVGPHMENFREIADLFLGAGALLQVAGESELAGVFGRFAVSPESFGDIGRRGRQLLDAFRGASERNAEAVLAAMATRRNPS